A genomic region of Rhizomicrobium sp. contains the following coding sequences:
- a CDS encoding 3,4-dihydroxy-2-butanone-4-phosphate synthase codes for MAARWCGAGHTEAAVDIARLAGLIPAGVICEIMNDDGTMARLPDLVPFAQLHGLKIGTIADLISYRRKYDHFVKRTVEGPFESHMAASGRCMSTSNELEYAEHIALVKGDLSGPEPVLVRMHAVNIFTDMLDWKSAETRRAGRIHAHHRQGGARRRGAACAPRVRPSSPTS; via the coding sequence ATGGCGGCGCGCTGGTGCGGGGCGGGGCACACCGAAGCGGCGGTCGACATCGCCCGCCTGGCCGGCCTGATCCCGGCCGGCGTCATCTGCGAGATCATGAACGACGACGGCACGATGGCGCGGCTGCCCGACCTCGTGCCCTTCGCCCAGCTCCACGGCCTCAAGATCGGCACCATCGCGGATTTGATCTCCTACCGCCGCAAATACGACCACTTCGTCAAGCGCACGGTCGAAGGGCCGTTCGAAAGCCACATGGCGGCCTCTGGACGATGTATGTCTACGTCCAACGAGCTCGAATATGCCGAGCATATCGCGCTGGTGAAGGGCGATCTGTCGGGGCCGGAGCCGGTGCTGGTGCGCATGCACGCGGTCAACATCTTCACCGACATGCTGGACTGGAAGTCCGCCGAAACGCGACGTGCTGGGCGAATCCATGCGCATCATCGCCAAGGAGGGGCGCGGCGTCGTGGTGCTGCATGCGCACCACGCGTCCGACCTTCGTCTCCGACATCGTGA
- a CDS encoding 3,4-dihydroxy-2-butanone-4-phosphate synthase — MNVAVYHDYISKIEDVIEGRAQRAHVHPDGRRRRENEGDLVIPAQMCTPQAVNFMARFGRGLICLALTQERANDLNIPMMTQVNGTPNQTAFTISIEAREGISTGISAHDRAHTISVGDRSDQGRRRHHLARPCFSAGRPPWRRAGAGRGTPKRRSTSPAWPA; from the coding sequence ATGAACGTCGCGGTCTATCACGATTACATTTCGAAGATCGAAGACGTCATCGAGGGACGCGCGCAACGGGCGCATGTTCATCCTGATGGACGCCGACGACGCGAGAACGAGGGCGACCTCGTCATCCCGGCGCAGATGTGCACGCCCCAGGCGGTCAATTTCATGGCCAGGTTCGGCCGCGGCCTGATCTGCCTGGCGCTGACGCAGGAGCGCGCCAACGACCTGAACATCCCGATGATGACCCAGGTCAACGGCACCCCGAACCAGACCGCCTTCACGATCTCCATCGAGGCCCGCGAAGGCATCTCGACCGGCATCTCGGCGCATGACCGCGCCCACACGATCTCGGTGGGCGATCGATCCGACCAAGGGCGCCGCCGACATCACCTCGCCCGGCCATGTTTTTCCGCTGGTCGCCCGCCATGGCGGCGCGCTGGTGCGGGGCGGGGCACACCGAAGCGGCGGTCGACATCGCCCGCCTGGCCGGCCTGA